A window of Drosophila subobscura isolate 14011-0131.10 chromosome E, UCBerk_Dsub_1.0, whole genome shotgun sequence contains these coding sequences:
- the LOC117891158 gene encoding patronin isoform X17, giving the protein MDAAESQEIRQARQRASVKWLLSKAFNNRVPDNLKEPFYRDHENQERLKPQIIVELGNATLYCQTLSNLYSDPNYQSLNHWSIIQTLARKGVPVAESSDMPITETVLIQTNPLRINAHMSVIESLMVLYAKEISSGDRIMSAIRRISGSNYQTPPGQTYEQALLAWISHACAALKKRIVKEVETGMPDENGTRLQTPDIPPVRDFQDLCDGICLALLIAYYCPKVVPWTSVRINYLPAVEDSIHNILLVGNFSQKHLPYGVFHMTPEDVTFMRGSMKLNLVLLLTDLFNLFEIHPAKCVCYPGMDGQDVIARRTLGANEHGICHRRGLTMQPVMPIPDLRSDLDQPPVGSPSNRPPFQVPHSNSFSGGLNRRSTPPNEYQQQQQQTVAQANSNHFDGNQGEAFVVHKSRGITTLSSMHSQQQQQQQQHHHHQQQQQFHQQQQSQLQQQLQQQQQQQQEPLVPARLRQAKEKTNVESKADERGDFVAAGRPSNWEQSRRPSFAGRRSRRNSSSEDSQLTIENFGGSQDQLNTLGGRFDRERDRDRERDRERKLSNTSIAEPAVAVRSSIADARGTLQLGYDTDSGSEKQDRETEKYSMRRQASSVDNVPTVSAHNLSNASSPLPQARNKQHSSSDKDYSNSVADTFNDARSSAYDPESTPVRKSSTSSMPASPAAWQLDVGDEDMRSLENASKLSTIRMKLEERRRRIEQDKRKIEMALLRHQEKEDLESCPEVMKWETMSNESKRTPDMDPVDLDKYQQTYGSQQHLADHHYQQQQRPMQQSFGSSPHLPQAYNAPVSAYSSRPPSRDPYQQQQQLPQPMAMPQPMQFVNEHGQYMSPPQPSHYQPQSIYSDNGAPYNNHSPHYGAAAPPQYRSSVVFDDYGQPTNHFYLHESSPQPQPQVHPQRRTWAHSAAAAAYEQQQQIQQPMVDVNAWQTQQHQQQQQQQKKSQQTWMNRPPSSAGAAAQGSFMLHQNGGGGAGGSGGGGGELQHLFQVQASPQHSQRQLGGGANGVQRQQSLTNLRDNRSPKSQHGMAMPMQQEDMMAPQSICFIGDEEDVDELERNIIESMQSTRISDFVLQQQQQQQQQHHHQQQQQRLQGHGHSGRGSSSEDYDSGEMISNKLNITSGNLTYRIPSPSRPSIQANSFQDPRDSEEQPAEKGFYISFDDDQPKRPKPPLRAKRSPKKEALPLGSSSSGRDSVDHQTLLKRESLSQLHNNNNNNGSDDGHKSAGANRHSIHGLNHSNSVKSPGNATYNKYTDEAPIQLRHMGVTGSDPFGHESHPHPMQQQQQQQQQPMSPTRLQHSSSSAEAAKNKALVIGADATNLDPESVDEMERRKEKIMLLSLQRRQQQEEAKARKEIEASQKREKEREKEEERARKKEDQMARRAAILEQHRLKKAIEEAEREGKTLDRPDLHVKLQPQSSSATNPRLRQQRTTRPRPKTIHVDDASVDISEASSISSRGKKGSSSNLTGYGQLSSNSMKRDYYRGSQDSLTVKESPDDYPSTSSTPIGRRGSYKTSREPAAVERGRTLSRISVAKGSTLNFRGRKSNSLMNLCDTDSGLGRATPPRRAPSPGMGASGRHMPSPSGPGSLPPGLISKRRGFDDGSSDFSLTPNFNMEYSGPKLYKQPAAKSNRGIILNAVEYCVFPGAVNREAKQKVLEKIARSEAKHFLVLFRDAGCQFRALYSYMPESDQVTKLYGTGPSQVDEVMFDKFFKYNSGGKCFSQVHTKHLTVTIDAFTIHNSLWQGKRVQLPSKKDMALVI; this is encoded by the exons GCTCGTCAACGTGCTTCCGTCAAGTGGCTGCTCTCGAAGGCCTTCAACAATCGCGTGCCGGACAACCTGAAGGAGCCCTTCTACCGCGACCATGAGAATCAGGAGCGCCTCAAGCCCCAGATCATTGTGGAGCTGGGCAACGCCACGCTCTACTGCCAGACGTTGTCCAATCTGTACTCAGATCCCAACTACCAAAGCTTGAATCACTGGTCAATAATACAGACGCTAGCGCGCAAAGGTGTGCCGGTAGCCGAGTCCTCGGACATGCCCATTACCGAAACGGTATTAATTCAAACGAATCCGTTGAGAATT aaCGCCCACATGTCTGTGATAGAATCGCTGATGGTTCTGTATGCCAAGGAGATATCATCGGGTGACCGCATCATGTCGGCCATCAGAAG AATATCTGGCAGCAATTACCAGACGCCTCCTGGCCAAACGTATGAGCAAGCTCTGCTGGCTTGGATTTCGCATGCCTGCGCCGCTCTGAAGAAGCGCATCGTCAAGGAGGTGGAGACAGGAATGCCCGATGAGAAT ggCACACGTTTGCAGACGCCGGATATACCGCCAGTGAGGGACTTTCAGGATCTGTGCGATGGCATCTGCCTGGCGCTGCTCATCGCCTACTACTGCCCCAAGGTGGTGCCATGGACGAGTGTGCGCATCAACTATCTGCCCGCTGTCGAGGACTCCATACACAATATCCTGCTCGTGGGAAATTTCTCACAAAAGCATCTGCCATATGGCGTGTTCCACATGACGCCCGAGGATGTCACCTTCATGAGGGG TTCGATGAAACTGAATCTGGTTCTGCTGCTCACGGATCTGTTCAATCTGTTCGAGATACATCCGGCCAAGTGTGTCTGCTATCCCGGCATGGATGGTCAGG ATGTCATCGCCAGGCGCACCTTGGGCGCCAATGAGCACGGAATCTGCCACAGACGGGGCCTCACAATGCAGCCCGTTATGCCCATACCCGATCTCCGCAGCGATCTCGACCAGCCGCCCGTTGGCTCGCCCTCGAATCGGCCGCCATTTCAAG TTCCGCACTCGAATTCATTCAGCGGCGGCTTAAATCGTAGATCCACCCCGCCCAATGaataccagcagcaacagcagcagacggtTGCTCAAGCAAATTCGAATCATTTCGATGGTAATCAAGGCGAag CCTTCGTCGTGCACAAGTCGCGTGGCATCACCACACTCTCATCCATgcactcgcagcagcagcaacagcagcaacaacaccaccaccatcagcaacagcaacagttccaccagcagcaacagtcgcagctacagcagcagctacagcagcaacagcagcagcagcaggagccccTGGTTCCAGCTCGCTTGCGTCAGgctaaagaaaaaaccaatGTCGAGTCCAAGGCGGATGAGAGAG GCGATTTTGTCGCTGCGGGTCGACCAAGTAACTGGGAACAGAGCCGGCGGCCAAGCTTTGCAG GGCGTCGCTCGCGCAGGAACTCCTCCAGCGAGGACTCCCAGCTGACCATCGAGAACTTTGGCGGCTCCCAGGATCAGCTGAACACGCTGGGCGGTAGATTCGATCGCGAACGGGACcgagacagggagagggacagggagcgGAAGTTGTCCAACACCAGCATTG CTGAACCCGCTGTCGCGGTGCGCTCCTCCATTGCCGATGCCCGAGGCACGCTGCAGCTTGGCTACGACACTGATTCGGGCTCGGAGAAGCAGGACCGTGAGACGGAGAAGTATTCAATGCGTCGGCAGGCAAG CAGTGTCGACAATGTGCCCACGGTGTCGGCTCACAATCTATCGAATGCGAGCAGCCCCTTGCCGCAGGCACGGAACAAGCAACATTCCAGCAGCGACAAAGACTACAGCAACAGCGTGGCGGACACCTTCAACGATGCGCGCTCGAGTGCCTACGATCCGGAGAGCACACCGGTGCGCAAAtcctccaccagcagcatgcCAGCGAGCCCAGCTGCCTGGCAGCTGGATGTGGGCGATGAGGACATGCGCTCGCTGGAGAACGCCTCCAAGCTGTCCACCATTCGCATGAAGCTGGAGGAGAGGCGGCGCCGCATTGAGCAGGACAAGCGGAAGATCGAAATGGCACTGCTCAGGCACCAGGAGAAG GAGGATCTGGAGTCATGTCCGGAAGTAATGAAGTGGGAGACGATGAGCAACGAGTCGAAGCGTACGCCAGACATGGATCCCGTCGACTTGGACAAGTACCAG caaacttaCGGGTCGCAGCAGCACCTGGCTGACCAccactaccagcagcagcagcgacccaTGCAGCAAAGCTTTGGCTCATCGCCGCATCTTCCGCAGGCCTACAATGCCCCAGTCAGTGCGTACAGCTCCCGTCCGCCCAGCCGCGATccctaccagcagcagcagcagctgccgcagcccatggccatgccccaGCCGATGCAGTTCGTCAACGAGCACGGCCAGTACATGTCGCCGCCGCAGCCATCCCACTACCAGCCGCAGAGCATCTACAGCGACAACGGAGCGCCCTACAACAACCACTCGCCCCACTACGGAGCGGCTGCCCCTCCGCAGTACAGGAGCAGTGTGGTCTTCGATGACTATGGCCAGCCCACGAATCACTTCTACCTGCACGAGTCctcgccacagccacagccgcaggtTCATCCCCAGCGTCGCACCTGGGCGCACtcggcagctgccgcagcctacgagcagcagcagcagatacagcAGCCCATGGTTGATGTGAATGCGTGGCAGacgcaacagcaccagcagcagcagcaacaacagaagaaGTCGCAGCAGACCTGGATGAACAGACCTCCCTCCAGCGCAGGAGCGGCGGCCCAGGGCAGCTTTATGCTCCACCAGAACGGTGGAGGAGGTGctggtggcagcggtggcggcggaggcgaGCTCCAGCATCTGTTCCAGGTGCAAGCCTCGCCGCAGCACTCGCAGCGGCAGTTGGGCGGTGGTGCCAACGGGGTGCAGAGACAGCAGTCGCTGACCAATCTGCGCGACAATCGCTCGCCCAAGTCCCAGCACggcatggccatgcccatgcagCAAGAGGACATGATGGCACCGCAGAGCATCTGCTTCATTGGcgacgaggaggatgtggaCGAGCTGGAGCGCAACATCATCGAGTCCATGCAGTCCACGCGCATCTCCGACTTTgtgcttcagcagcagcaacagcagcagcaacaacatcaccaccagcagcagcagcagcgtctgcaggggcacgggcacagtGGAAGGGGCAGCAGTTCGGAGGACTACGACAGCGGGGAGATGATTTCCAACAAGTTGAACATCACCAGCGGCAATCTCACCTACCGCATACCCTCGCCCTCGCGTCCCTCCATACAGGCAAACAGTTTCCAGGACCCGCGCGACAGCGAGGAACAGCCCGCAGAGAAGGGTTTCTACATCTCCTTCGACGACGACCAGCCCAAGCGGCCCAAGCCGCCGTTGCGCGCCAAGCGCTCGCCCAAAAAGGAGGCTCTAcccttgggcagcagcagcagcggccgggACAGCGTGGACCACCAGACTTTGCTCAAAAGGGAGTCCCTGAGCCAAttgcacaacaacaataacaacaatggcagcgatGATGGCCACAAGTCAGCGGGGGCCAACAGGCACAGCATCCACGGGCTCAACCACTCCAACAGTGTCAAATCGCCCGGCAATGCCACCTACAACAAGTACACGGACGAGGCGCCCATCCAACTACGACATATGGGCGTAACTGGTTCGGATCCATTTGGCCACGAgtcacacccacaccccatgcagcagcaacagcaacaacagcagcagcccatgTCACCCACGCGACttcagcacagcagcagcagcgccgagGCGGCCAAGAACAAGGCGCTGGTGATTGGAGCCGATGCCACCAACCTAGATCCG GAGTCTGTGGATGAAATGGAGCGACGCAAGGAGAAGATtatgctgctgtctctgcagcggcgacagcagcaggaggaggcgaaGGCGCGCAAGGAGATCGAGGCCTCGCAGAAGCGGGAAAAGGAGCGcgaaaaggaggaggagcgtgCACGCAAGAAGGAAGATCAAATGGCGCGACGAGCGGCCATATTGGAACAACACAGACTCAAGAAAGCCATCGAAGAGGCCGAACGAGAG GGTAAAACCCTGGATCGGCCCGATCTGCATGTTAAACTGCAACCACAGTCATCTAGTGCAACGAACCCGAGACTACGGCAGCAGCGCACGACACGTCCCAGGCCCAAGACCATACATGTGGACGATGCCAGTGTGGACATCAGTGAGGCTTCGAGCATCTCTAGTCGGGGCAAGAAGGGCTCCAGCTCGAATCTAACCG GCTACGGTCAACTAAGCTCAAATTCAATGAAAAGAGATTATTACAGGGGCTCGCAAGACTCCCTCACAGTGAAAG AGTCGCCCGACGATTATCCCAGTACAAGTTCAACGCCAATTGGGCGACGGGGATCCTATAAAACTTCCAGAG agccagcagccgtCGAGCGGGGCCGCACTCTGTCGCGTATCTCCGTCGCTAAGGGGAGCACACTTAATTTCCGGGGCCGAAAGTCCAATTCGCTAATGAATTTGTGCG ACACAGATTCGGGACTGGGACGCGCCACACCGCCGAGGCGTGCACCCTCGCCTGGAATGGGCGCTTCAGGTAGGCATATGCCATCCCCCTCTGGACCAGGCTCTTTGCCACCAGGTTTGATATCGAAACGTCGCGGATTTGATGACGGATCCAGCGATTTCTCATTAACTCCGAATTTTAACATGGAATATTCGG GTCCAAAACTCTACAAGCAACCAGCGGCCAAATCGAATCGCGGCATTATACTCAATGCCGTCGAATACTGCGTGTTTCCGGGCGCCGTCAACCGTGAGGCCAAACAGAAAGTGCTCGAGAAGATAGCACGCTCGGAGGCGAAACACTTCCTAGTACTCTTCCGAGATGCGGGCTGCCAGTTCCGCGCCCTCTACAGCTACATGCCCGAGTCGGATCAGGTGACCAAGCTGTACGGCACCGGACCTAGTCAAGTCGACGAAGTCATGTTCGATAAGTTCTTCAA ATACAACTCAGGGGGCAAGTGCTTCTCGCAAGTGCACACCAAGCATCTGACCGTCACCATCGATGCCTTCACAATACACAACTCGCTGTGGCAGGGCAAGCGGGTGCAGTTGCCCAGCAAAAAGGACATGGCGCTTGTGATCTAA
- the LOC117891158 gene encoding patronin isoform X24 has product MDAAESQEIRQARQRASVKWLLSKAFNNRVPDNLKEPFYRDHENQERLKPQIIVELGNATLYCQTLSNLYSDPNYQSLNHWSIIQTLARKGVPVAESSDMPITETVLIQTNPLRINAHMSVIESLMVLYAKEISSGDRIMSAIRRISGSNYQTPPGQTYEQALLAWISHACAALKKRIVKEVETGMPDENGTRLQTPDIPPVRDFQDLCDGICLALLIAYYCPKVVPWTSVRINYLPAVEDSIHNILLVGNFSQKHLPYGVFHMTPEDVTFMRGSMKLNLVLLLTDLFNLFEIHPAKCVCYPGMDGQDVIARRTLGANEHGICHRRGLTMQPVMPIPDLRSDLDQPPVGSPSNRPPFQVPHSNSFSGGLNRRSTPPNEYQQQQQQTVAQANSNHFDGNQGEAFVVHKSRGITTLSSMHSQQQQQQQQHHHHQQQQQFHQQQQSQLQQQLQQQQQQQQEPLVPARLRQAKEKTNVESKADERGDFVAAGRPSNWEQSRRPSFAGRRSRRNSSSEDSQLTIENFGGSQDQLNTLGGRFDRERDRDRERDRERKLSNTSIAEPAVAVRSSIADARGTLQLGYDTDSGSEKQDRETEKYSMRRQASVDNVPTVSAHNLSNASSPLPQARNKQHSSSDKDYSNSVADTFNDARSSAYDPESTPVRKSSTSSMPASPAAWQLDVGDEDMRSLENASKLSTIRMKLEERRRRIEQDKRKIEMALLRHQEKEDLESCPEVMKWETMSNESKRTPDMDPVDLDKYQQSIAIMNMNLQDIQQDIHRLATQQSQMQAQHLQAQQLLQAQQIANMLNQQQTYGSQQHLADHHYQQQQRPMQQSFGSSPHLPQAYNAPVSAYSSRPPSRDPYQQQQQLPQPMAMPQPMQFVNEHGQYMSPPQPSHYQPQSIYSDNGAPYNNHSPHYGAAAPPQYRSSVVFDDYGQPTNHFYLHESSPQPQPQVHPQRRTWAHSAAAAAYEQQQQIQQPMVDVNAWQTQQHQQQQQQQKKSQQTWMNRPPSSAGAAAQGSFMLHQNGGGGAGGSGGGGGELQHLFQVQASPQHSQRQLGGGANGVQRQQSLTNLRDNRSPKSQHGMAMPMQQEDMMAPQSICFIGDEEDVDELERNIIESMQSTRISDFVLQQQQQQQQQHHHQQQQQRLQGHGHSGRGSSSEDYDSGEMISNKLNITSGNLTYRIPSPSRPSIQANSFQDPRDSEEQPAEKGFYISFDDDQPKRPKPPLRAKRSPKKEALPLGSSSSGRDSVDHQTLLKRESLSQLHNNNNNNGSDDGHKSAGANRHSIHGLNHSNSVKSPGNATYNKYTDEAPIQLRHMGVTGSDPFGHESHPHPMQQQQQQQQQPMSPTRLQHSSSSAEAAKNKALVIGADATNLDPESVDEMERRKEKIMLLSLQRRQQQEEAKARKEIEASQKREKEREKEEERARKKEDQMARRAAILEQHRLKKAIEEAEREGKTLDRPDLHVKLQPQSSSATNPRLRQQRTTRPRPKTIHVDDASVDISEASSISSRGKKGSSSNLTGYGQLSSNSMKRDYYRGSQDSLTVKEPAAVERGRTLSRISVAKGSTLNFRGRKSNSLMNLCDSGLGRATPPRRAPSPGMGASGPKLYKQPAAKSNRGIILNAVEYCVFPGAVNREAKQKVLEKIARSEAKHFLVLFRDAGCQFRALYSYMPESDQVTKLYGTGPSQVDEVMFDKFFKYNSGGKCFSQVHTKHLTVTIDAFTIHNSLWQGKRVQLPSKKDMALVI; this is encoded by the exons GCTCGTCAACGTGCTTCCGTCAAGTGGCTGCTCTCGAAGGCCTTCAACAATCGCGTGCCGGACAACCTGAAGGAGCCCTTCTACCGCGACCATGAGAATCAGGAGCGCCTCAAGCCCCAGATCATTGTGGAGCTGGGCAACGCCACGCTCTACTGCCAGACGTTGTCCAATCTGTACTCAGATCCCAACTACCAAAGCTTGAATCACTGGTCAATAATACAGACGCTAGCGCGCAAAGGTGTGCCGGTAGCCGAGTCCTCGGACATGCCCATTACCGAAACGGTATTAATTCAAACGAATCCGTTGAGAATT aaCGCCCACATGTCTGTGATAGAATCGCTGATGGTTCTGTATGCCAAGGAGATATCATCGGGTGACCGCATCATGTCGGCCATCAGAAG AATATCTGGCAGCAATTACCAGACGCCTCCTGGCCAAACGTATGAGCAAGCTCTGCTGGCTTGGATTTCGCATGCCTGCGCCGCTCTGAAGAAGCGCATCGTCAAGGAGGTGGAGACAGGAATGCCCGATGAGAAT ggCACACGTTTGCAGACGCCGGATATACCGCCAGTGAGGGACTTTCAGGATCTGTGCGATGGCATCTGCCTGGCGCTGCTCATCGCCTACTACTGCCCCAAGGTGGTGCCATGGACGAGTGTGCGCATCAACTATCTGCCCGCTGTCGAGGACTCCATACACAATATCCTGCTCGTGGGAAATTTCTCACAAAAGCATCTGCCATATGGCGTGTTCCACATGACGCCCGAGGATGTCACCTTCATGAGGGG TTCGATGAAACTGAATCTGGTTCTGCTGCTCACGGATCTGTTCAATCTGTTCGAGATACATCCGGCCAAGTGTGTCTGCTATCCCGGCATGGATGGTCAGG ATGTCATCGCCAGGCGCACCTTGGGCGCCAATGAGCACGGAATCTGCCACAGACGGGGCCTCACAATGCAGCCCGTTATGCCCATACCCGATCTCCGCAGCGATCTCGACCAGCCGCCCGTTGGCTCGCCCTCGAATCGGCCGCCATTTCAAG TTCCGCACTCGAATTCATTCAGCGGCGGCTTAAATCGTAGATCCACCCCGCCCAATGaataccagcagcaacagcagcagacggtTGCTCAAGCAAATTCGAATCATTTCGATGGTAATCAAGGCGAag CCTTCGTCGTGCACAAGTCGCGTGGCATCACCACACTCTCATCCATgcactcgcagcagcagcaacagcagcaacaacaccaccaccatcagcaacagcaacagttccaccagcagcaacagtcgcagctacagcagcagctacagcagcaacagcagcagcagcaggagccccTGGTTCCAGCTCGCTTGCGTCAGgctaaagaaaaaaccaatGTCGAGTCCAAGGCGGATGAGAGAG GCGATTTTGTCGCTGCGGGTCGACCAAGTAACTGGGAACAGAGCCGGCGGCCAAGCTTTGCAG GGCGTCGCTCGCGCAGGAACTCCTCCAGCGAGGACTCCCAGCTGACCATCGAGAACTTTGGCGGCTCCCAGGATCAGCTGAACACGCTGGGCGGTAGATTCGATCGCGAACGGGACcgagacagggagagggacagggagcgGAAGTTGTCCAACACCAGCATTG CTGAACCCGCTGTCGCGGTGCGCTCCTCCATTGCCGATGCCCGAGGCACGCTGCAGCTTGGCTACGACACTGATTCGGGCTCGGAGAAGCAGGACCGTGAGACGGAGAAGTATTCAATGCGTCGGCAGGCAAG TGTCGACAATGTGCCCACGGTGTCGGCTCACAATCTATCGAATGCGAGCAGCCCCTTGCCGCAGGCACGGAACAAGCAACATTCCAGCAGCGACAAAGACTACAGCAACAGCGTGGCGGACACCTTCAACGATGCGCGCTCGAGTGCCTACGATCCGGAGAGCACACCGGTGCGCAAAtcctccaccagcagcatgcCAGCGAGCCCAGCTGCCTGGCAGCTGGATGTGGGCGATGAGGACATGCGCTCGCTGGAGAACGCCTCCAAGCTGTCCACCATTCGCATGAAGCTGGAGGAGAGGCGGCGCCGCATTGAGCAGGACAAGCGGAAGATCGAAATGGCACTGCTCAGGCACCAGGAGAAG GAGGATCTGGAGTCATGTCCGGAAGTAATGAAGTGGGAGACGATGAGCAACGAGTCGAAGCGTACGCCAGACATGGATCCCGTCGACTTGGACAAGTACCAG CAAAGCATCGCCATCATGAACATGAATCTGCAGGATATCCAGCAGGATATCCACCGCCTGGCCACGCAGCAGAGCCAAATGCAGGCCCAGCAtctgcaggcgcagcagctcctgcaggcCCAACAGATAGCCAACATGCTGAACCAG cagcaaacttaCGGGTCGCAGCAGCACCTGGCTGACCAccactaccagcagcagcagcgacccaTGCAGCAAAGCTTTGGCTCATCGCCGCATCTTCCGCAGGCCTACAATGCCCCAGTCAGTGCGTACAGCTCCCGTCCGCCCAGCCGCGATccctaccagcagcagcagcagctgccgcagcccatggccatgccccaGCCGATGCAGTTCGTCAACGAGCACGGCCAGTACATGTCGCCGCCGCAGCCATCCCACTACCAGCCGCAGAGCATCTACAGCGACAACGGAGCGCCCTACAACAACCACTCGCCCCACTACGGAGCGGCTGCCCCTCCGCAGTACAGGAGCAGTGTGGTCTTCGATGACTATGGCCAGCCCACGAATCACTTCTACCTGCACGAGTCctcgccacagccacagccgcaggtTCATCCCCAGCGTCGCACCTGGGCGCACtcggcagctgccgcagcctacgagcagcagcagcagatacagcAGCCCATGGTTGATGTGAATGCGTGGCAGacgcaacagcaccagcagcagcagcaacaacagaagaaGTCGCAGCAGACCTGGATGAACAGACCTCCCTCCAGCGCAGGAGCGGCGGCCCAGGGCAGCTTTATGCTCCACCAGAACGGTGGAGGAGGTGctggtggcagcggtggcggcggaggcgaGCTCCAGCATCTGTTCCAGGTGCAAGCCTCGCCGCAGCACTCGCAGCGGCAGTTGGGCGGTGGTGCCAACGGGGTGCAGAGACAGCAGTCGCTGACCAATCTGCGCGACAATCGCTCGCCCAAGTCCCAGCACggcatggccatgcccatgcagCAAGAGGACATGATGGCACCGCAGAGCATCTGCTTCATTGGcgacgaggaggatgtggaCGAGCTGGAGCGCAACATCATCGAGTCCATGCAGTCCACGCGCATCTCCGACTTTgtgcttcagcagcagcaacagcagcagcaacaacatcaccaccagcagcagcagcagcgtctgcaggggcacgggcacagtGGAAGGGGCAGCAGTTCGGAGGACTACGACAGCGGGGAGATGATTTCCAACAAGTTGAACATCACCAGCGGCAATCTCACCTACCGCATACCCTCGCCCTCGCGTCCCTCCATACAGGCAAACAGTTTCCAGGACCCGCGCGACAGCGAGGAACAGCCCGCAGAGAAGGGTTTCTACATCTCCTTCGACGACGACCAGCCCAAGCGGCCCAAGCCGCCGTTGCGCGCCAAGCGCTCGCCCAAAAAGGAGGCTCTAcccttgggcagcagcagcagcggccgggACAGCGTGGACCACCAGACTTTGCTCAAAAGGGAGTCCCTGAGCCAAttgcacaacaacaataacaacaatggcagcgatGATGGCCACAAGTCAGCGGGGGCCAACAGGCACAGCATCCACGGGCTCAACCACTCCAACAGTGTCAAATCGCCCGGCAATGCCACCTACAACAAGTACACGGACGAGGCGCCCATCCAACTACGACATATGGGCGTAACTGGTTCGGATCCATTTGGCCACGAgtcacacccacaccccatgcagcagcaacagcaacaacagcagcagcccatgTCACCCACGCGACttcagcacagcagcagcagcgccgagGCGGCCAAGAACAAGGCGCTGGTGATTGGAGCCGATGCCACCAACCTAGATCCG GAGTCTGTGGATGAAATGGAGCGACGCAAGGAGAAGATtatgctgctgtctctgcagcggcgacagcagcaggaggaggcgaaGGCGCGCAAGGAGATCGAGGCCTCGCAGAAGCGGGAAAAGGAGCGcgaaaaggaggaggagcgtgCACGCAAGAAGGAAGATCAAATGGCGCGACGAGCGGCCATATTGGAACAACACAGACTCAAGAAAGCCATCGAAGAGGCCGAACGAGAG GGTAAAACCCTGGATCGGCCCGATCTGCATGTTAAACTGCAACCACAGTCATCTAGTGCAACGAACCCGAGACTACGGCAGCAGCGCACGACACGTCCCAGGCCCAAGACCATACATGTGGACGATGCCAGTGTGGACATCAGTGAGGCTTCGAGCATCTCTAGTCGGGGCAAGAAGGGCTCCAGCTCGAATCTAACCG GCTACGGTCAACTAAGCTCAAATTCAATGAAAAGAGATTATTACAGGGGCTCGCAAGACTCCCTCACAGTGAAAG agccagcagccgtCGAGCGGGGCCGCACTCTGTCGCGTATCTCCGTCGCTAAGGGGAGCACACTTAATTTCCGGGGCCGAAAGTCCAATTCGCTAATGAATTTGTGCG ATTCGGGACTGGGACGCGCCACACCGCCGAGGCGTGCACCCTCGCCTGGAATGGGCGCTTCAG GTCCAAAACTCTACAAGCAACCAGCGGCCAAATCGAATCGCGGCATTATACTCAATGCCGTCGAATACTGCGTGTTTCCGGGCGCCGTCAACCGTGAGGCCAAACAGAAAGTGCTCGAGAAGATAGCACGCTCGGAGGCGAAACACTTCCTAGTACTCTTCCGAGATGCGGGCTGCCAGTTCCGCGCCCTCTACAGCTACATGCCCGAGTCGGATCAGGTGACCAAGCTGTACGGCACCGGACCTAGTCAAGTCGACGAAGTCATGTTCGATAAGTTCTTCAA ATACAACTCAGGGGGCAAGTGCTTCTCGCAAGTGCACACCAAGCATCTGACCGTCACCATCGATGCCTTCACAATACACAACTCGCTGTGGCAGGGCAAGCGGGTGCAGTTGCCCAGCAAAAAGGACATGGCGCTTGTGATCTAA